A region from the Tahibacter amnicola genome encodes:
- a CDS encoding xanthine dehydrogenase family protein molybdopterin-binding subunit, with product MSRASRITRRAFLIGSAAVAGGVLFGIYQVRKPHPNPLLAGLKPGEAALTPWVRIDRSGVTLITSHSDLGQGAYSMQAALIAEELDLEFGQFAIEPGLPAEAYYNRAVASEQVPFHSHDVSWQAETMRDVMGGIFKVMGLMVTGGSSAVPDSFDKLREAGAVARETLKLAASRKTGVPVAQLKTARGAVRLPDGTALMYTELAEIAATLEPVADVTLRDPSAWRLVGKPMQRLDIVSKSTGTLRYGIDLAIDGMVHATVKVNPRQGGTLIRHNDSKARNLRGVMTILPVTNGIAVVADNTWRAIQAARLIDCEWSQAPYPAEMKDHWAAVAASFTPERMDKQWRDDGEMDTALAREDLIEAEYRAPYLAHAPMEPLNAVVRVNPDSVDVWVAHQMPRFVQQKVAAITGMRPEQVRYHQQYAGGSFGHRLEFQNILLCTEIANQMRGTAVKLTYSREEDFAHDFPRQIGMARGKGVVKDGKVHAFDLQVATVSSSASQASRLGQSRPPGADGQIAAGAWNQPFAIPHFRLRAYKVPELAPTSSWRSVGASTQGFFANAFLDELIHAAGADPLQERLRLCNHDVSRKVLEAVGELSNWGSPLEPGRGRGVAFVDSFGVPVAEVVEVTKTPNGIRIDNVYTALDVGRVVDPVNFDNQVKGAVIWGLGHAMNCETTYADGMAQQTNFPQFRGMRLDQCPRIVVRGLQNAPRIRGVGEPPVPPAAPALAAAIFSATGQRLREMPFSKFVTFA from the coding sequence TTGAGCCGCGCCAGCCGCATCACCCGCCGCGCATTCCTGATTGGATCGGCTGCCGTGGCTGGCGGCGTGCTGTTCGGCATCTACCAGGTGCGCAAGCCGCATCCCAACCCACTGCTGGCCGGCCTGAAGCCCGGCGAGGCGGCACTGACGCCCTGGGTCCGGATCGACAGAAGCGGTGTCACCCTCATCACCTCCCATTCGGATCTGGGCCAGGGCGCCTACTCGATGCAGGCAGCCCTGATTGCCGAGGAACTGGACCTGGAGTTCGGCCAGTTCGCCATCGAGCCCGGCCTACCGGCGGAGGCCTACTACAACCGCGCAGTCGCTTCAGAACAGGTGCCCTTTCACTCGCACGATGTGAGCTGGCAAGCCGAGACGATGCGGGACGTCATGGGCGGGATCTTCAAGGTCATGGGCCTGATGGTGACCGGCGGCTCTTCAGCGGTGCCGGACAGTTTCGACAAGCTCCGGGAAGCTGGCGCTGTCGCCCGCGAGACGCTCAAGCTCGCCGCGTCCCGCAAGACGGGAGTGCCGGTTGCGCAGTTGAAGACGGCGCGCGGCGCCGTACGGCTGCCCGACGGTACGGCGCTCATGTACACAGAACTGGCGGAAATCGCTGCAACGCTCGAACCCGTAGCGGATGTGACGCTCCGGGATCCTTCCGCCTGGCGCCTTGTCGGCAAGCCGATGCAACGTTTGGATATTGTCTCAAAATCCACTGGAACGCTGCGGTACGGCATCGACCTGGCAATCGATGGCATGGTACATGCGACGGTAAAGGTCAATCCGCGCCAGGGCGGAACGCTGATCCGCCACAACGACAGCAAGGCCAGAAATCTTCGGGGCGTCATGACGATTCTCCCCGTGACCAATGGCATCGCGGTCGTGGCGGACAACACCTGGCGCGCCATCCAGGCGGCCAGGCTCATCGACTGCGAATGGAGCCAGGCACCGTATCCGGCCGAAATGAAGGACCACTGGGCTGCCGTTGCCGCGAGCTTCACACCGGAGCGAATGGACAAGCAATGGCGCGACGACGGTGAGATGGACACTGCTCTCGCGCGGGAGGACCTCATCGAAGCCGAATACCGGGCGCCCTATCTCGCCCACGCTCCGATGGAACCCTTGAATGCGGTCGTCCGGGTAAACCCCGATAGCGTGGATGTGTGGGTAGCACACCAGATGCCACGCTTCGTGCAGCAGAAGGTCGCCGCGATCACCGGGATGAGACCCGAGCAGGTGCGGTATCACCAGCAATATGCCGGCGGCAGCTTTGGCCATCGGCTGGAGTTCCAGAACATCCTGCTGTGTACCGAAATAGCGAACCAGATGCGTGGCACGGCAGTGAAGCTCACCTATTCCCGCGAGGAGGATTTCGCCCACGACTTCCCGCGCCAGATCGGTATGGCACGTGGCAAAGGCGTCGTGAAGGACGGCAAGGTTCACGCGTTTGACCTGCAGGTGGCAACTGTCAGTTCATCGGCCTCGCAGGCGTCGCGGCTGGGCCAGTCCCGGCCGCCCGGTGCGGACGGCCAGATCGCGGCCGGCGCCTGGAACCAGCCGTTTGCCATTCCGCACTTCCGCCTGCGCGCCTACAAAGTGCCGGAGCTGGCGCCCACCAGTTCGTGGCGGTCGGTCGGCGCTTCGACACAGGGCTTCTTCGCCAACGCGTTCCTGGACGAACTGATTCATGCAGCCGGTGCGGACCCGCTGCAGGAACGTCTCCGGCTGTGCAACCACGACGTCTCCCGCAAAGTGCTCGAGGCAGTGGGCGAGCTGTCCAACTGGGGCTCCCCGCTGGAACCCGGACGCGGACGCGGTGTCGCCTTCGTAGACAGCTTCGGAGTACCCGTGGCCGAGGTGGTCGAGGTCACGAAGACTCCCAATGGCATTCGTATTGACAATGTATACACCGCCCTGGACGTCGGTCGTGTCGTCGACCCGGTGAACTTCGACAATCAGGTCAAAGGTGCGGTGATCTGGGGTCTGGGCCATGCGATGAACTGCGAAACCACCTATGCCGACGGCATGGCACAACAGACAAATTTCCCGCAGTTCCGGGGCATGCGCCTGGATCAGTGCCCCCGCATAGTCGTTCGCGGCCTGCAGAACGCGCCGCGTATCCGCGGTGTGGGCGAACCGCCGGTGCCGCCGGCGGCTCCGGCGCTGGCTGCGGCGATCTTTTCTGCCACCGGCCAGCGGCTGCGCGAAATGCCTTTCAGCAAATTCGTCACGTTCGCGTAG
- a CDS encoding (2Fe-2S)-binding protein — protein MKLNVNGHDHEVDVEPTMPLLWVLRDELHITGPKYGCGIGYCGACTVHVGGAAVRSCVMPASAVAAPVVTIEGLGQPDALHAVQKAWIDHQVAQCGYCQSGQIMTAAAFLVTVPSPTDEQIDQAMSANLCRCGTYPLIREAVKSAAKTLRGEAP, from the coding sequence ATGAAACTGAACGTCAATGGGCACGACCATGAAGTGGATGTGGAACCCACGATGCCGCTCCTGTGGGTGCTACGCGATGAGTTGCACATCACCGGCCCGAAATATGGCTGTGGCATCGGGTATTGCGGCGCCTGCACGGTCCATGTGGGCGGCGCCGCAGTGCGGTCGTGCGTGATGCCGGCCAGTGCTGTTGCGGCGCCGGTGGTGACGATTGAAGGGCTCGGTCAGCCCGATGCATTGCACGCGGTGCAGAAGGCCTGGATTGACCACCAGGTCGCCCAGTGCGGCTACTGCCAGTCCGGTCAGATCATGACGGCTGCGGCGTTCCTGGTGACAGTCCCCTCGCCCACCGACGAGCAGATCGACCAGGCGATGTCGGCGAACCTGTGCCGGTGTGGCACCTATCCACTGATCCGCGAAGCCGTGAAATCCGCCGCGAAGACCCTGCGGGGAGAGGCCCCTTGA
- a CDS encoding nucleoside-diphosphate sugar epimerase translates to MTARAKARVALIAGATGLVGRQILEGLLADPGVGAVHSLGRRNPAPHPKLTAHSVDFAALPALPPADEVYLALGTTIRVAGSQEAFRAIDYDANLAVATAAVAAGAKTLGLVSSMGADARSSIFYSRVKGELEDAVAALPFTGRVIARPSLLLGNREMLGQPTRRGEFWGGAYSATPSDF, encoded by the coding sequence ATGACGGCGCGCGCCAAAGCTCGCGTCGCCCTTATCGCCGGTGCAACGGGGCTGGTGGGCCGGCAGATCCTGGAGGGGCTGCTTGCCGATCCCGGCGTCGGTGCCGTACACAGCCTCGGCCGACGAAATCCGGCCCCGCACCCGAAGCTGACCGCGCACAGCGTCGACTTTGCCGCGTTGCCCGCCCTGCCGCCGGCTGACGAGGTGTACCTCGCGCTGGGAACGACGATCAGGGTCGCCGGAAGCCAGGAGGCCTTTCGCGCGATCGACTACGACGCCAATCTGGCAGTGGCAACTGCCGCGGTGGCCGCCGGGGCGAAAACCCTCGGCCTGGTGAGCTCCATGGGCGCCGACGCCCGATCGTCGATCTTCTATAGCCGGGTGAAAGGCGAACTCGAAGACGCCGTGGCGGCACTGCCCTTCACAGGGAGGGTTATCGCCCGCCCGTCCCTTCTGCTCGGGAACCGGGAAATGCTCGGCCAACCCACCCGCCGGGGAGAGTTCTGGGGGGGGGCGTACTCGGCAACGCCCTCGGATTTCTGA
- a CDS encoding helix-turn-helix domain-containing protein, with translation MDSLVTLTQFAAIAVGLAWLFALLATPRKTALHVTWAVFCGSLCLMLAKAAMADSLGSYRYLVGMGACATCNVFWLVSRALFRTGQPFQARHILFAAALSAPIVLGQLMQLVAAQEVLGNPLYRIATGGIAEWIQLLGSGVLLLAFWEGAREWRRDLPAAERRLRWLFLSTYVACALACTLWTSPTQDPTSPLAQIGPLLEAASALVMLLVAGYAVHFRTRNPLVEEIAATPSEPERLPDDDDLALARRIESCVRDRSLYLEPELKVADLAEALATPDYRISRAITLGLGHANFNRFINSYRIDHATRLLSDPALRSRSILAIGIDSGFASIGPFNRAFKASTGQTPSAFRSEALDGPRDTAASVATA, from the coding sequence ATGGACTCGCTGGTAACGCTGACGCAGTTCGCGGCGATCGCAGTGGGACTGGCCTGGCTGTTCGCATTGCTGGCCACGCCGCGCAAGACGGCTCTGCATGTGACCTGGGCGGTGTTCTGCGGCTCCCTCTGCCTGATGTTGGCCAAGGCCGCGATGGCCGACTCGCTGGGCAGCTACCGTTACCTCGTCGGCATGGGCGCCTGCGCTACCTGCAACGTGTTCTGGCTGGTTTCACGGGCGCTGTTCCGGACCGGACAGCCCTTCCAGGCCCGGCACATCCTGTTTGCGGCCGCGCTGTCTGCGCCCATCGTGCTCGGTCAGTTGATGCAGTTGGTCGCCGCACAGGAAGTGCTCGGCAACCCCCTGTATCGCATTGCTACCGGCGGTATTGCCGAGTGGATTCAGCTGCTCGGCTCTGGCGTCCTGTTGCTGGCGTTCTGGGAGGGCGCGCGCGAGTGGCGCCGCGACCTGCCAGCCGCCGAGCGGCGACTGCGCTGGCTCTTTCTCAGTACCTATGTGGCCTGCGCACTCGCCTGCACGCTGTGGACCAGCCCGACCCAGGATCCGACCTCGCCCCTGGCGCAGATCGGCCCGTTGCTGGAGGCAGCCAGCGCCCTTGTGATGCTGCTGGTGGCCGGCTATGCCGTCCATTTTCGTACCCGGAATCCACTGGTCGAGGAAATCGCTGCTACCCCCTCCGAACCCGAACGGCTCCCGGATGACGACGACCTCGCCTTGGCCCGCCGCATCGAATCCTGCGTGCGCGACCGATCGCTATACCTTGAGCCGGAACTGAAAGTGGCTGACCTGGCCGAGGCACTGGCAACGCCGGACTACCGCATCAGCCGGGCCATCACGCTGGGCCTCGGACACGCGAACTTCAATCGCTTCATCAACAGCTACCGGATCGATCACGCGACACGCCTGCTCAGCGATCCGGCGCTGCGTTCCCGTTCCATTCTGGCGATCGGCATCGACAGCGGGTTTGCCTCGATCGGCCCCTTCAACCGCGCCTTCAAGGCCAGCACCGGCCAGACGCCCAGCGCGTTTCGCAGTGAGGCGCTGGACGGTCCGCGTGACACAGCGGCTTCCGTGGCGACGGCATGA
- a CDS encoding DUF2306 domain-containing protein, with product MNAIAIPLPRSRGGTALALVAAAWYAVAAAGHWLFVYYLAIAYGAPTWAGDAAAWNRKAIVGHVAGDTAGNALFISHVLLAIVLSLGGLLQLAPQVRQRWPALHRWNGRLFLAIAAVAATSGLLMTWWRGAHLSLGGAVGISVNAVLILFFSALALRYARHGQFARHRRWALRCFMVVNGVWFYRLGFSAWILLNQGPRWSTPAVDGPFDLAWAFGCYLLPLAVLELYFLAQRVQSARVRMAIVVTLAGFTALTALGVFGAYQLLWKPHL from the coding sequence ATGAATGCAATCGCTATCCCCTTACCCCGTTCACGCGGCGGAACGGCCCTCGCGCTCGTGGCGGCCGCCTGGTATGCCGTCGCCGCGGCCGGTCATTGGCTGTTCGTCTACTACCTTGCCATTGCCTACGGCGCGCCGACCTGGGCGGGTGACGCTGCAGCGTGGAACCGCAAGGCGATCGTCGGCCATGTCGCCGGCGATACGGCTGGCAATGCCTTGTTCATCAGTCACGTTCTGCTGGCGATCGTGCTCTCACTCGGTGGCCTGCTGCAGCTGGCTCCGCAGGTTCGGCAGCGCTGGCCGGCGCTCCACCGTTGGAACGGGCGCCTGTTCCTGGCAATCGCAGCGGTGGCAGCGACCAGTGGGCTGCTGATGACCTGGTGGCGTGGGGCCCATTTGAGCCTTGGCGGTGCCGTGGGGATCAGCGTGAATGCGGTGCTGATCCTTTTCTTCTCGGCGCTGGCTCTCCGCTACGCCCGTCACGGCCAGTTCGCCAGGCATCGGCGCTGGGCGCTGCGGTGCTTCATGGTGGTCAACGGCGTGTGGTTCTACCGGCTCGGATTTTCGGCCTGGATCCTTCTGAATCAAGGGCCCCGCTGGAGCACACCGGCCGTGGACGGCCCCTTCGACCTGGCCTGGGCGTTCGGCTGCTACCTGCTGCCGCTGGCCGTGTTGGAGCTGTATTTCCTTGCCCAGCGCGTGCAGTCGGCCCGCGTGCGAATGGCGATCGTGGTTACGCTGGCTGGATTCACCGCGTTGACCGCCCTGGGCGTCTTCGGCGCCTACCAGCTTCTGTGGAAACCACATCTGTAG
- a CDS encoding serine hydrolase domain-containing protein, which produces MQKALTATRATAMTVAVKAPGRGTWQARHPGSGPEMLHYWASAGKSFVAVAVMQLMEEGKLALTDPISRWVENVPNGEMITVEMLLSHTSGLYSYNEDPAFRAVRRRLSATEVVTIAREHGPLFCPGTNWRYSNTGYTLLGAVIEAVEGKPLEQALTERVVARLKHGRVRTIVREDALADIASPASTTDEPAVDPRTPGASGPIAADAEGMVAFESALLQGHLVRLESLRLMYSRLYPMFGQPMSYGMGVMAYEIPSTQGDPAIWIGHSGGAPGVKAVVAYSLADNAYVAVALTGDGSAEATANLLIQALRPVQPTSEAPAEARRE; this is translated from the coding sequence ATGCAGAAGGCCCTGACAGCGACCCGGGCAACCGCCATGACGGTGGCGGTCAAAGCACCGGGAAGGGGTACCTGGCAGGCCCGTCATCCCGGGAGCGGGCCGGAAATGCTGCACTATTGGGCGAGTGCGGGGAAGTCATTTGTCGCTGTTGCCGTGATGCAGCTGATGGAAGAGGGCAAGCTCGCGCTGACTGATCCCATTTCCCGCTGGGTGGAAAATGTACCCAATGGTGAAATGATCACCGTGGAAATGCTGCTGTCGCACACCAGCGGCCTCTACAGCTACAACGAAGATCCCGCCTTCCGCGCTGTAAGACGGCGTCTGTCGGCAACCGAGGTCGTCACGATCGCGCGCGAGCACGGTCCACTGTTCTGTCCAGGTACGAACTGGCGCTATTCGAACACCGGCTACACCTTGCTGGGCGCGGTCATTGAAGCCGTTGAGGGAAAGCCATTGGAGCAGGCGTTGACCGAGCGCGTGGTTGCCCGCCTGAAACATGGACGCGTCCGGACGATTGTCAGGGAGGACGCACTGGCGGACATCGCGTCGCCGGCTTCCACTACCGATGAACCTGCCGTTGATCCGCGAACACCGGGCGCTTCCGGACCGATCGCCGCGGACGCCGAAGGCATGGTCGCGTTTGAAAGTGCCTTGCTCCAGGGGCATCTGGTTCGCCTCGAATCCCTGCGCCTGATGTATTCGCGCCTGTATCCGATGTTCGGGCAGCCCATGAGTTACGGCATGGGTGTGATGGCCTACGAGATCCCGTCGACGCAGGGCGACCCCGCTATCTGGATTGGCCATAGCGGCGGCGCGCCGGGTGTGAAAGCCGTCGTGGCCTATTCGCTGGCCGACAACGCGTATGTCGCCGTTGCGCTCACTGGCGATGGATCTGCGGAAGCAACGGCAAATCTCCTGATCCAGGCGCTGCGACCGGTGCAACCAACGTCGGAGGCGCCGGCCGAAGCACGCCGGGAATAG
- a CDS encoding FG-GAP repeat protein, which yields MRQVISYTQERSSWRHRVSGSAIALLVILGSSTPTCNLSANEIKRSESGNPLELVTGGLLDSLGWDGGAREWFGASLAVSQDAVVVGLPGDSAGGPENAGSVYLMRPGLLGRPFAKLIPSTQRKHARFGTSVAARSLPFPQPIAIAGAPGDGCGAVYVFESGQEVWSQKARIVSTSLPCDAEFGTSLALFEDTLVVGSKGKGAVVFTQSGDTWTEQGVLLPDDGWTNSGFGRQVAVYGDMVVVGAVIATDGGPARDTAVVYDRRNGVWSRTALASMPAAGSRPAEAVPSVPVAAVNWHKIVVGSPYATVDGKTSAGQVGVFDRVMTDQWSSPQIVLSPQPAANARFGASVLMKVDDVRRLYAADQPQQGDLAHVTGFEYFSDRWTAIGTVEHANVRGEFTIPMDVSRDLFVGVPTFDDDFEEQGAVIQYLLPLFDGRTGDAIAVGGGGRASVGMSISADGETALVGAPSYAGVGAQIYLKRYWGGWWPGRASSPGDPDTGAGESVAIDGRVAVAGRPGSGSGSVEVSRFEQQMWLQDAILTAPDLPYKGFGESVSASGSRIVVGARSDDTFQQPGAAIVYERENSTWIRKAVLTPASPGAGGFGRYVDIQGNTIVVGAPRDTLGGNTPRGAAYVFALVNGTWTQRARLTDMDGQPGDRFGEMVQIDEGRIIVGSPGSLERRGKAYVFTKSNGSWNRTAELVAPDGIAGDEFGSAVAIDGPAVLVGAPMAAVDGLARAGVAHSFSHGVDGWQWRERLVAPIINARAQFGRAVAISGSYVLIGAPYASTPPPYGTSKGGAVFAGSWEVLSDGTQAKR from the coding sequence ATGAGACAAGTCATTTCATACACGCAGGAGCGATCGTCCTGGCGGCATCGGGTATCGGGTAGCGCGATTGCGCTACTGGTGATCCTGGGCAGCAGTACACCGACCTGCAACCTGTCGGCCAACGAAATCAAACGCAGTGAATCCGGCAACCCGTTGGAACTGGTTACCGGCGGCCTCCTCGATAGCCTTGGTTGGGACGGCGGCGCACGCGAATGGTTCGGTGCCAGCCTTGCCGTATCACAGGATGCGGTCGTTGTCGGCCTGCCGGGCGACAGCGCAGGTGGACCAGAAAATGCCGGTTCCGTCTATCTGATGCGCCCCGGGTTGCTCGGGCGCCCCTTCGCCAAGCTCATTCCATCAACGCAACGCAAGCACGCCCGTTTCGGGACCTCGGTCGCCGCCCGGAGCTTGCCATTTCCCCAGCCGATTGCCATTGCCGGCGCCCCGGGCGATGGCTGTGGCGCGGTCTATGTCTTCGAAAGCGGCCAGGAGGTGTGGTCCCAGAAGGCCAGGATCGTATCCACAAGCCTGCCCTGCGACGCCGAATTCGGAACGTCCCTGGCGCTGTTCGAAGACACCTTAGTCGTCGGGAGCAAGGGCAAGGGTGCCGTCGTGTTCACCCAAAGTGGTGACACGTGGACCGAACAGGGCGTCCTCCTGCCCGACGACGGCTGGACGAACTCCGGGTTCGGTCGCCAGGTTGCCGTCTATGGCGACATGGTGGTCGTGGGCGCTGTCATTGCCACGGATGGAGGCCCGGCGAGGGATACCGCGGTCGTGTACGACCGCAGAAATGGCGTCTGGAGTCGTACTGCCCTTGCGTCGATGCCCGCGGCCGGATCGAGGCCAGCAGAAGCGGTACCTTCAGTCCCCGTGGCGGCGGTCAACTGGCACAAAATCGTCGTGGGATCACCCTACGCGACGGTGGACGGCAAAACATCCGCCGGCCAGGTGGGCGTGTTCGATCGCGTAATGACCGATCAGTGGAGCAGTCCGCAGATCGTCCTATCGCCACAACCGGCGGCCAATGCGCGATTTGGCGCCTCCGTGCTGATGAAGGTGGATGACGTGCGCAGGCTGTATGCCGCAGATCAGCCGCAGCAAGGGGACCTCGCCCACGTGACCGGCTTTGAATATTTCTCTGACCGGTGGACCGCCATCGGCACCGTGGAACACGCGAATGTGCGCGGTGAATTCACGATACCGATGGATGTATCGCGGGACTTGTTTGTCGGCGTACCGACATTCGATGACGATTTCGAAGAACAGGGCGCGGTCATACAGTATTTGCTGCCGCTCTTCGATGGCAGAACCGGCGATGCGATCGCGGTGGGCGGTGGCGGCCGGGCCTCTGTCGGCATGTCCATCAGTGCCGACGGAGAAACAGCCCTGGTGGGCGCGCCCAGCTACGCCGGTGTCGGCGCGCAGATCTATCTGAAGCGCTACTGGGGAGGGTGGTGGCCGGGACGCGCCTCAAGCCCCGGTGACCCGGACACCGGTGCCGGCGAAAGTGTTGCCATCGATGGCCGCGTCGCCGTGGCGGGTCGTCCGGGTTCCGGGTCAGGCTCCGTGGAAGTATCCCGGTTCGAACAGCAAATGTGGTTGCAGGACGCGATCCTGACCGCACCGGACCTTCCCTACAAGGGATTTGGTGAATCGGTCTCCGCCAGCGGATCGCGCATCGTCGTGGGCGCACGCAGTGACGACACCTTTCAGCAACCGGGCGCAGCCATCGTCTACGAACGCGAAAACAGTACGTGGATACGCAAGGCTGTCCTGACACCGGCCTCTCCGGGGGCCGGTGGTTTCGGCCGCTACGTCGACATCCAGGGCAACACAATTGTCGTGGGTGCACCACGCGACACCCTGGGCGGAAACACGCCGCGCGGCGCCGCCTACGTATTCGCGCTGGTGAATGGCACCTGGACTCAGCGCGCACGGCTGACAGACATGGACGGCCAACCCGGCGATCGTTTTGGCGAAATGGTACAGATCGACGAGGGACGCATTATCGTCGGCAGCCCCGGCTCGCTCGAGCGGCGCGGAAAAGCGTACGTGTTCACAAAGTCCAATGGCAGCTGGAACCGGACTGCCGAACTGGTGGCACCCGACGGAATAGCCGGTGACGAGTTCGGCTCCGCCGTCGCCATCGATGGTCCAGCCGTTCTGGTCGGCGCGCCCATGGCAGCGGTCGATGGGCTGGCACGCGCCGGTGTCGCCCACAGCTTCAGCCATGGCGTCGACGGCTGGCAATGGCGTGAGCGCCTGGTTGCACCGATCATCAACGCCCGCGCACAGTTCGGCCGCGCCGTTGCGATATCCGGCTCCTATGTCCTGATTGGCGCCCCCTATGCATCGACCCCACCACCCTATGGCACCAGCAAGGGAGGAGCGGTGTTCGCCGGATCGTGGGAAGTCTTGTCCGACGGTACGCAGGCGAAGCGCTAG
- a CDS encoding DUF2625 domain-containing protein produces MRTLYELIDLHEPAFPLVRQWAASAVRSVEILPPSAQRDAALLKVQVTTRSPMGAIIHDTGGILVDGGWLRILGSGHPRLTRTLPGWNVGRGEGFLLVADDAVGGFFAINGGALGGDPGGMYYFAPDSLAWEPLHVGYSEFLQWSFSEGLGAFYDWIRWQGWEDDVRTLQGDRSFSFYPFLFTAEGEGGRGSRSDVDVAESWTLSLNFASQLGAR; encoded by the coding sequence ATGCGTACCCTGTACGAACTCATCGACCTCCACGAGCCAGCGTTTCCCCTGGTGCGCCAATGGGCTGCTTCCGCTGTCAGGTCGGTGGAGATCCTGCCTCCGTCGGCCCAACGCGATGCGGCCCTGCTCAAGGTGCAGGTCACCACCCGATCGCCAATGGGAGCGATCATCCATGATACCGGCGGTATCTTGGTCGATGGAGGATGGCTGCGCATTCTAGGCTCCGGCCACCCCCGGCTGACACGAACGCTGCCGGGCTGGAACGTCGGGCGCGGCGAAGGCTTCCTGCTCGTCGCCGACGACGCCGTCGGGGGGTTCTTCGCCATCAACGGCGGCGCGCTCGGCGGCGATCCGGGTGGCATGTACTACTTCGCACCCGACTCGCTGGCGTGGGAACCGCTGCACGTGGGCTACTCCGAATTCCTGCAGTGGTCCTTTTCGGAGGGGCTTGGCGCCTTTTACGACTGGATCCGCTGGCAGGGTTGGGAGGACGACGTGCGCACCTTGCAGGGCGACCGCAGCTTCAGCTTCTATCCCTTCCTCTTCACTGCGGAAGGCGAGGGAGGGCGCGGGTCACGAAGCGATGTCGATGTCGCCGAAAGCTGGACGCTGAGCCTCAATTTTGCGAGCCAGCTTGGCGCCCGGTGA
- a CDS encoding class I SAM-dependent methyltransferase — MQNASSLDTQAGAAVYSPFVLKAYDAWVLGVSNRWAWQCSTTQVLLPFYREHLGARHLDVGVGTGYYLAHAGSPDNRAVALLDLNETSLRTAARRMGRPNAGLYARDVMRPIALDGAAPFDSISLFYLLHCLPGTMTEKADVFAHLKPHLAATGVLYGATILGDCASHNAFGRTLMRVYNRKGIFGNRFDTVDSLSDALNRHFRKVDIRVQGKVALFVAKEPG; from the coding sequence ATGCAGAACGCCTCTTCCCTCGACACCCAGGCCGGTGCAGCGGTCTACTCGCCCTTCGTACTCAAGGCGTACGACGCGTGGGTGCTCGGCGTATCCAACCGGTGGGCCTGGCAATGCTCCACGACGCAGGTGCTGCTGCCGTTCTATCGCGAACACCTGGGAGCCCGTCACCTCGATGTCGGCGTCGGGACCGGCTACTACCTCGCGCACGCTGGCTCACCGGACAACCGTGCCGTCGCCTTGCTCGATCTCAACGAGACCAGCCTGCGCACAGCCGCCAGGCGCATGGGACGTCCCAACGCCGGTCTGTACGCAAGGGACGTGATGCGCCCCATCGCACTCGATGGCGCCGCACCGTTCGACTCGATCTCGCTGTTCTACCTGCTCCATTGCCTTCCAGGCACGATGACGGAGAAAGCGGATGTCTTCGCCCATCTCAAGCCACATCTGGCGGCCACCGGCGTGCTGTACGGCGCGACGATCCTCGGCGATTGCGCCAGCCACAACGCCTTCGGGCGCACGCTGATGCGCGTCTACAATCGCAAAGGCATCTTCGGAAATCGGTTCGACACCGTCGATTCACTCTCCGATGCCCTGAACCGGCATTTCCGGAAAGTCGACATTCGCGTGCAGGGCAAGGTGGCGCTGTTCGTTGCGAAAGAACCCGGCTAG
- a CDS encoding DUF1801 domain-containing protein yields MAPIKTRPTDAGIEDYIASRASEEQTADCKTLMTMLGKLTKQPPRMWGPSIVGYGSYTYTYPSGHSGEMCMAGFAIRGRDLVVYLGCDDAEQAALLARLGKHKMGKSCLYFKRLADIDIKVLEQLVAGSIAHVKKRYGKP; encoded by the coding sequence ATGGCCCCGATCAAGACCAGACCCACCGACGCCGGCATCGAGGACTACATTGCATCGCGAGCGAGCGAGGAACAGACGGCTGACTGCAAGACGCTGATGACAATGCTCGGCAAGCTCACCAAACAGCCGCCGAGAATGTGGGGGCCGAGCATCGTCGGGTACGGTTCGTACACGTATACCTATCCCAGTGGGCACTCCGGTGAGATGTGTATGGCCGGCTTTGCCATACGCGGTCGCGACCTGGTCGTCTACCTGGGCTGTGACGATGCGGAGCAAGCCGCATTGCTCGCCAGGCTAGGCAAGCACAAGATGGGCAAGTCGTGCCTGTACTTCAAACGACTTGCCGACATCGATATCAAGGTGCTGGAGCAGCTGGTCGCCGGGTCGATCGCCCACGTGAAGAAACGGTACGGCAAGCCGTAG